Proteins from one Hoplias malabaricus isolate fHopMal1 chromosome 2, fHopMal1.hap1, whole genome shotgun sequence genomic window:
- the LOC136687254 gene encoding probable global transcription activator SNF2L2 isoform X1, translating to MKRLSARSNAGLLILSPPDKRQPGDQSQDVITEGLWLPQSLDIQNRVSEDMEEESILKKRKSDHQGNQASGTGQEIVEKVKKRRGRPPAEKLPPNPPKLTKQMNTLVDMVMNYKDTMGRQISKGFVQLPSRKEVPEYYELIRKPVDFRRIRERVRNHKYRCIADLEKDIIQMCHNAQTYNLEGSQIFEDSIVLKSVFESARQRIAEIHQEDSDAGGGSEADCADHLNRELKSEATHTKFDKNRERSKNAPGNSNTNVKDLYSDEESAEDREDNTGLEDG from the exons GACGTGATCACAGAAGGATTGTGGCTTCCTCAG TCTCTGGACATCCAAAATAGAGTATCTGAGGATATGGAGGAGGAAAGTAttttgaagaaaagaaaaagtgatCACCAAGGCAACCAGGCCTCAGGGACTGGGCAGGAAATTGTGGAGAAGGTCAAAAAGCGTCGGGGTCGGCCTCCAGCTGAGAAGCTACCACCAAACCCCCCCAAACTCACCAAGCAAATGAACACCCTTGTTGACATGGTCATGAACTACAAAGACAC GATGGGCCGACAGATCAGCAAAGGGTTTGTTCAGCTGCCTTCTAGGAAGGAGGTACCGGAATACTATGAGCTCATTCGCAAACCTGTGGACTTCAGAAGAATTAGG GAAAGGGTGCGGAATCACAAGTACAGGTGCATTGCAGACTTGGAGAAAGACATAATACAGATGTGCCACAATGCTCAGACGTACAACCTGGAGGGATCTCAG ATCTTTGAGGATTCGATTGTCCTGAAGTCAGTCTTTGAGAGTGCAAGACAGAGGATAGCAGAAATCCACCAAGAGGACAGTGATGCTGGTGGCGGCAGTGAAGCAGACTGTGCTGATCATTTAAATCGGGAAT taaagTCAGAAGCTACACACACAAAGTTtgacaaaaacagagagagaagtaaGAATGCTCCTGGTAATTCCAACACTAATGTGAAGGATCTTTACAGTGATGAGGAAAGCGCTGAAGACAGAGAGGACAATacaggtcttgaggatggctga
- the LOC136687254 gene encoding probable global transcription activator SNF2L2 isoform X2 codes for MEEESILKKRKSDHQGNQASGTGQEIVEKVKKRRGRPPAEKLPPNPPKLTKQMNTLVDMVMNYKDTMGRQISKGFVQLPSRKEVPEYYELIRKPVDFRRIRERVRNHKYRCIADLEKDIIQMCHNAQTYNLEGSQIFEDSIVLKSVFESARQRIAEIHQEDSDAGGGSEADCADHLNRELKSEATHTKFDKNRERSKNAPGNSNTNVKDLYSDEESAEDREDNTGLEDG; via the exons ATGGAGGAGGAAAGTAttttgaagaaaagaaaaagtgatCACCAAGGCAACCAGGCCTCAGGGACTGGGCAGGAAATTGTGGAGAAGGTCAAAAAGCGTCGGGGTCGGCCTCCAGCTGAGAAGCTACCACCAAACCCCCCCAAACTCACCAAGCAAATGAACACCCTTGTTGACATGGTCATGAACTACAAAGACAC GATGGGCCGACAGATCAGCAAAGGGTTTGTTCAGCTGCCTTCTAGGAAGGAGGTACCGGAATACTATGAGCTCATTCGCAAACCTGTGGACTTCAGAAGAATTAGG GAAAGGGTGCGGAATCACAAGTACAGGTGCATTGCAGACTTGGAGAAAGACATAATACAGATGTGCCACAATGCTCAGACGTACAACCTGGAGGGATCTCAG ATCTTTGAGGATTCGATTGTCCTGAAGTCAGTCTTTGAGAGTGCAAGACAGAGGATAGCAGAAATCCACCAAGAGGACAGTGATGCTGGTGGCGGCAGTGAAGCAGACTGTGCTGATCATTTAAATCGGGAAT taaagTCAGAAGCTACACACACAAAGTTtgacaaaaacagagagagaagtaaGAATGCTCCTGGTAATTCCAACACTAATGTGAAGGATCTTTACAGTGATGAGGAAAGCGCTGAAGACAGAGAGGACAATacaggtcttgaggatggctga
- the zgc:55461 gene encoding beta-tubulin family protein, whose product MREIVHLQAGQCGNQIGAKFWEVISDEHGIDPTGAYHGDSDLQLERINVYYNEATGGKYVPRAVLVDLEPGTMDSVRSGPFGQVFRPDNFVFGQSGAGNNWAKGHYTEGAELVDSVLDVVRKEAESCDCLQGFQLTHSLGGGTGSGMGTLLISKIREEYPDRIMNTFSVVPSPKVSDTVVEPYNATLSVHQLVENTDETYCIDNEALYDICFRTLKLTTPTYGDLNHLVSATMSGVTTCLRFPGQLNADLRKLAVNMVPFPRLHFFMPGFAPLTSRGSQQYRALTVPELTQQMFDAKNMMAACDPRHGRYLTVAAVFRGRMSMKEVDEQMLNVQNKNSSYFVEWIPNNVKTAVCDIPPRGLKMAATFIGNSTAIQELFKRISEQFTAMFRRKAFLHWYTGEGMDEMEFTEAESNMNDLVSEYQQYQDATAEEEGEFEEEGEEELA is encoded by the exons ATGAGGGAAATTGTTCACCTGCAAGCCGGTCAGTGTGGAAACCAGATTGGTGCCAAA TTTTGGGAAGTTATAAGCGATGAACATGGAATCGATCCAACCGGTGCTTACCACGGTGACAGCGACCTTCAGTTGGAGCGAATTAACGTGTACTACAACGAAGCTACCG GTGGAAAGTATGTCCCCCGAGCTGTACTCGTGGACCTGGAGCCTGGAACGATGGACTCCGTAAGATCCGGCCCTTTTGGGCAAGTGTTCAGACCAGACAACTTTGTCTTTG GTCAGAGTGGGGCTGGAAACAACTGGGCTAAGGGCCATTACACAGAAGGAGCTGAGCTGGTGGACTCTGTGCTGGATGTGGTGCGCAAGGAGGCTGAAAGCTGTGACTGTCTGCAGGGTTTCCAGCTCACTCACTCCTTGGGTGGAGGAACAGGATCTGGCATGGGGACCCTTCTCATCAGCAAAATCCGTGAAGAGTATCCTGACCGCATAATGAACACTTTCAGTGTTGTGCCATCACCTAAAGTCTCAGACACTGTTGTCGAACCATACAATGCAACCCTATCTGTTCACCAGCTGGTGGAGAACACTGATGAGACGTACTGCATTGATAATGAGGCTCTGTATGACATATGTTTTCGCACACTCAAGCTCACCACGCCGACTTATGGTGATCTCAACCACCTGGTTTCTGCGACTATGAGTGGTGTGACAACATGTCTACGTTTCCCTGGCCAGCTCAATGCTGATCTGCGAAAACTGGCGGTGAACATGGTGCCCTTCCCACGACTGCATTTTTTCATGCCAGGATTTGCACCTCTGACCAGCAGGGGGAGCCAGCAGTACCGTGCCCTCACAGTCCCAGAGCTCACTCAGCAGATGTTTGATGCCAAAAATATGATGGCAGCCTGCGACCCACGCCATGGCCGCTACCTCACGGTTGCTGCAGTTTTTCGTGGACGCATGTCCATGAAAGAAGTGGATGAGCAGATGCTCAATGTCCAGAACAAGAACAGCAGCTACTTTGTAGAGTGGATCCCTAACAATGTCAAAACTGCTGTATGTGACATTCCACCTCGTGGCCTCAAAATGGCAGCCACCTTTATTGGCAACAGCACAGCCATACAGGAGCTGTTCAAACGTATCTCAGAGCAGTTCACAGCTATGTTCAGGCGAAAGGCTTTCCTGCACTGGTACACTGGTGAGGGTATGGATGAGATGGAGTTCACTGAGGCAGAGAGCAACATGAATGACCTGGTGTCTGAATACCAGCAATATCAGGATGCCACagcagaggaagagggagaatttgaggaagaaggagaagaagagtTGGCATAA